In Neorhodopirellula lusitana, a genomic segment contains:
- a CDS encoding efflux RND transporter periplasmic adaptor subunit yields MTTHNPGPENMPKIIRSILFTFVLGAVGTGYWYWRSGQDHEGTSELVLYGNVDVRQVELAINGSERIAELKVEEGDRVTTGQLLAKLNTERLEHAVARAQAIVDAQKQVVARLEAGSRKEEIAKALADVEEAQATAVDKERTIARLRKLLKSNAASQQEVDDALAEYNSIQASIRSLQAVADLVLAGPREEDIAEAKATLKRYEAELAQAEHDLDDASLYAPSVGVIQTRILEVGDMASPLKPVFTMALNDPVWVRAYVSESDLGKIAEGMTATVVTDSFPDKGYPGWIGYISPSAEFTPKPVETSELRTKLVYQVRVFVKNSDNELRLGMPATVKIPLNQTVDEANEVEPDSTSIVTRP; encoded by the coding sequence ATGACGACTCACAATCCGGGACCGGAGAACATGCCCAAAATCATTCGTTCCATCCTCTTCACATTCGTTCTTGGGGCCGTTGGGACGGGCTATTGGTACTGGCGTTCTGGGCAGGATCATGAGGGGACCAGCGAACTTGTTCTGTATGGCAACGTTGATGTTCGCCAAGTGGAGTTGGCAATCAACGGGAGCGAGCGAATCGCGGAACTGAAGGTCGAAGAGGGCGACCGTGTCACCACCGGTCAGTTGCTGGCCAAGTTGAACACCGAGCGACTGGAGCATGCCGTTGCTCGCGCCCAGGCCATCGTCGACGCGCAGAAGCAGGTCGTCGCCCGACTCGAAGCGGGGTCGCGAAAGGAAGAAATTGCCAAGGCGCTTGCGGATGTCGAGGAAGCCCAGGCAACCGCGGTCGACAAAGAACGCACCATCGCACGGCTTCGCAAACTTCTGAAATCCAACGCGGCCTCGCAACAAGAAGTCGACGATGCCCTGGCGGAATACAATTCGATCCAAGCGAGCATCCGATCGCTGCAAGCGGTGGCGGACTTGGTCCTCGCTGGACCTCGAGAGGAGGACATCGCCGAAGCCAAGGCGACGCTCAAACGCTATGAAGCCGAACTGGCACAGGCAGAACATGATTTGGATGATGCGTCGCTATACGCGCCGTCTGTCGGTGTCATCCAGACCCGAATCCTGGAAGTGGGCGACATGGCATCACCGCTGAAGCCGGTCTTCACGATGGCACTCAACGATCCCGTTTGGGTACGGGCCTATGTATCGGAGTCCGACCTGGGCAAGATTGCCGAAGGCATGACCGCCACCGTTGTCACGGACAGCTTTCCAGACAAAGGTTACCCGGGATGGATCGGGTACATCTCACCGTCAGCCGAGTTCACCCCCAAGCCCGTCGAAACGAGTGAACTGCGGACCAAGTTGGTCTATCAAGTTCGTGTCTTCGTCAAAAATTCCGACAATGAATTGCGGCTGGGGATGCCTGCGACGGTCAAGATCCCGCTCAACCAAACGGTCGACGAAGCCAACGAAGTCGAGCCCGATAGCACGAGCATTGTGACGCGACCATGA
- a CDS encoding D-alanine--D-alanine ligase family protein: protein MAKLRVLVLVRDGHVPPDSLEGYTEDQWSPWKAEFDICETLRGLGHEVLPLGIYDDLGPIRKSLGEFQPDITYMLLEEFHGVVTYDFAVISYLELMQQAYSGCNPRGLLLSKDKALSKKILTYHRIPTPRFAVFKKGRAVRRPKRLPFPLFVKSVVEDASFGISQASIVHTDEALTERVEFIHEKTGADAIVEQYIEGRELYCGVIGNDRLQCFPAWEMDFGTLPDDAARIATSRVKWDRKYQERHDITTHAAQGIDDAMQQKIAKICKRVYRALGMTGYGRMDLRLTPGGEIFVIEANANPNIEYGEDFAESAEAAGISYEALIQRILNLGLAYKADWMA from the coding sequence GTGGCTAAACTGCGCGTCCTGGTCCTGGTTCGTGACGGCCATGTGCCGCCGGATTCACTGGAAGGCTATACCGAAGATCAATGGAGCCCTTGGAAGGCCGAGTTTGATATCTGTGAAACGCTGCGTGGTCTTGGCCATGAAGTGTTGCCGCTGGGGATCTACGACGACCTGGGGCCGATCCGGAAGTCGCTTGGTGAATTCCAGCCCGATATCACGTACATGTTGCTCGAAGAGTTCCATGGGGTGGTGACGTATGACTTTGCCGTGATCAGTTATCTGGAACTGATGCAACAGGCCTACAGCGGATGCAACCCACGTGGGTTGTTGCTAAGCAAAGACAAGGCGTTGTCGAAAAAGATCTTAACCTACCACCGAATTCCAACGCCGCGTTTCGCCGTTTTCAAAAAGGGTCGAGCGGTGCGACGGCCCAAACGGTTGCCGTTCCCGCTGTTTGTGAAATCGGTAGTGGAAGACGCTTCGTTCGGGATTTCTCAGGCCTCGATCGTGCATACGGACGAAGCGCTCACTGAACGCGTCGAGTTCATTCACGAAAAGACGGGCGCCGACGCCATCGTGGAACAGTACATCGAAGGCCGCGAGCTGTATTGCGGCGTGATTGGCAACGACCGGTTGCAGTGCTTCCCGGCGTGGGAAATGGACTTCGGCACGCTGCCCGATGACGCCGCCCGGATCGCGACCAGCCGTGTGAAGTGGGACCGTAAGTATCAAGAACGGCATGACATCACCACGCATGCCGCCCAAGGCATCGATGATGCCATGCAACAAAAGATCGCCAAGATCTGCAAACGGGTTTACCGGGCGCTTGGAATGACCGGTTACGGCCGCATGGATCTGCGGCTGACGCCTGGCGGAGAGATCTTTGTGATTGAGGCCAATGCGAATCCCAACATCGAGTACGGCGAAGACTTCGCGGAGTCCGCCGAAGCCGCCGGGATCAGCTACGAAGCACTGATTCAGCGAATCTTGAACCTGGGTCTCGCGTACAAAGCCGACTGGATGGCTTAG